The Limanda limanda chromosome 20, fLimLim1.1, whole genome shotgun sequence genome has a segment encoding these proteins:
- the LOC133026688 gene encoding rab3 GTPase-activating protein catalytic subunit-like, giving the protein MFEMLEVFEITDFTTASEWERFVSRVEEVLNDWRLIGNSAGNLSLEKGEYTRGTWGEKSLEINFADFKFLITHHFLKKGEKDTGKDNFEEDAFPLAMEDLLCMNNDFPPHAHCLVRWYGIREFVVINPSTNYEAIISESKCNLLFSSIAISLANSGCQVPIFVQIQQKWRQMYAGECLGPGVRTDFEMVHLWKVPSQYNHLSGLLDIFKSKIGCNQSPLPPVNITIRFTYILQDWHQYLWPKQPPDLDTLLGGEVGGVEFGKLPFGACEEPIIELYLATTWPHLPEGTVVDNDVYSDLDPLQAPHWSVRVRTAENPQCLLGDLLTEFLKLSFRKESTEDILGRRLVEDEGKENSDVSTALSKLTEPAATVPISKLSVSNMVHSARKHIQRQRHDDESPRNTDILNSVLLYLFLDAAVERSSENSKNKASEENSCEKAEQDKNSVCNLYLQLKSAPIDSLTYRLALCVCLANYNYGGLRAVAHLWQEFVLELRYHWENNHLIYGLAVGPPDLRCCLLHQKLQMLNCCIERKRARDEACKVLEANKERECRVSDGYQKSFPVPESMIVTTTASSSTKEMSLGKSCDSRSDSEEEFCECLSDQGEVEAPYTENKKDGSKSNAEGRLHPFKNMTLLNSQDPIYVPVTQEPAPMTEDLLEEQSEVLAKLGTSAEGTNLCARMQSECLLSDMESFKAANPGCVLEDFVRWYSPRDYIEEEVIDEKGNTVVKGNLSARMKFPDNMWPETWETARILPACRQRRLFDITKEAENVLHYLAVQKPADLTHHLLPCILHAAILKLKEEELVEDIPSVKKSIQQATSQASILLQPHIHDNKKLEDFINQLITMETVITQARSLKAKFVVNEGESEEDKAEVEKFVISLLEEPEVVVSRAGQGPAGSIIHRLFVIAQRASLLTPLEEDLGNVRKPNGVSIKVPDFPSPAGREILLRTCVPRPAPYSKALPQRLFCVLLRKEFRLAGAFSSDTSFF; this is encoded by the coding sequence ATGTTTGAGATGTTGGAGGTGTTTGAGATCACAGACTTCACAACAGCGTCAGAGTGGGAACGGTTTGTGTCCAGAGTGGAGGAAGTGCTGAATGACTGGAGGCTGATTGGGAACTCAGCAGGAAACCTGTCCCTTGAAAAGGGTGAATACACCAGAGGCACCTGGGGGGAAAAGTCTCTGGAAATAAATTTTGCTGACTTTAAGTTCCTCATAACTCaccacttcctgaaaaaaggtGAGAAGGATACTGGGAAGGACAATTTTGAGGAAGATGCCTTCCCCTTGGCAATGGAGGACCTTCTGTGTATGAACAATGATTTCCCGCCTCATGCTCACTGCCTGGTCAGGTGGTATGGTATACGAGAATTTGTGGTCATTAACCCTAGCACCAACTATGAGGCCATCATCAGTGAGTCAAAATGCAATCTTCTCTTCAGTTCCATTGCCATTTCTCTGGCCAACAGTGGCTGCCAGGTCCCCATATTTGTTCAGATCCAGCAGAAGTGGAGACAGATGTATGCTGGAGAGTGCCTGGGTCCAGGGGTGCGCACTGACTTTGAGATGGTCCACCTCTGGAAGGTGCCAAGTCAGTATAACCACCTGTCTGGCCTTCTCGATATCTTCAAGTCTAAAATAGGTTGTAACCAGTCCCCTCTACCTCCAGTCAACATCACGATCCGTTTTACCTACATTCTCCAGGACTGGCACCAGTATTTGTGGCCAAAGCAGCCTCCAGACTTGGACACACTTCTTGGAGGTGAAGTGGGAGGAGTGGAGTTTGGTAAACTTCCTTTTGGAGCCTGCGAGGAGCCAATCATTGAACTTTATCTTGCAACCACTTGGCCTCATCTGCCAGAAGGCACAGTTGTGGATAATGACGTGTACAGTGACCTTGACCCTCTCCAAGCTCCTCACTGGTCGGTTCGAGTTAGGACTGCTGAAAACCCTCAATGTTTACTGGGTGACTTACTGACAGAGTTCTTGAAGCTCTCCTTTAGGAAGGAGTCTACAGAGGACATTCTTGGAAGAAGATTGGTTGAAGATGAGGGCAAAGAAAATAGTGACGTCAGCACTGCTTTATCTAAGCTGACAGAGCCAGCCGCAACAGTGCCTATCTCTAAACTATCTGTCTCCAATATGGTGCACAGCGCCCGAAAGCACATCCAACGCCAAAGACACGATGATGAGTCACCACGGAACACTGATATACTCAACTCTGTCCTTCTGTATCTCTTCCTAGATGCTGCTGTGGAGAGATCATCAGAGAACAGCAAAAATAAAGCTTCAGAGGAAAACTCCTGTGAGAAAGCCGAGCAAGATAAAAACTCTGTGTGTAACCTTTACCTCCAGCTAAAGTCAGCACCCATTGATAGTCTGACCTACCGActagcactgtgtgtgtgtttggcaaaCTACAATTATGGTGGGCTGCGGGCTGTTGCCCACCTCTGGCAGGAATTTGTCCTAGAGTTGCGCTACCACTGGGAAAATAACCACCTCATTTATGGACTGGCTGTAGGACCTCCTGATCTTCGCTGTTGTCTTTTGCATCAGAAGCTACAGATGCTGAACTGCTGCATTGAGAGAAAGAGGGCCAGAGATGAGGCTTGCAAGGTGCTGGAGGCAAACAAAGAACGAGAGTGCAGGGTGTCTGATGGCTACCAGAAAAGCTTTCCTGTACCAGAGTCAATGATTGTAACAACAACAGCATCCTCCTCAACAAAGGAAATGTCTTTGGGAAAATCCTGCGACTCTCGGAGCGACAGTGAGGAGGAATTCTGTGAGTGTCTGAGTGACCAGGGGGAGGTAGAAGCTCCATATACAGAGAATAAAAAGGATGGAAGCAAAAGTAATGCAGAGGGCAGACTCCACCCCTTTAAGAACATGACTCTACTAAACTCACAAGATCCTATCTATGTTCCTGTCACACAGGAACCTGCTCCCATGACAGAGGATTTGTTAGAGGAGCAGTCAGAAGTACTGGCCAAACTGGGTACATCAGCTGAAGGTACCAACCTCTGTGCTCGGATGCAGAGTGAATGTCTACTCTCTGACATGGAGTCATTTAAGGCAGCCAATCCAGGCTGTGTTCTTGAGGACTTTGTGCGCTGGTATTCACCAAGGGATTACATAGAGGAGGAGGTCATTGATGAGAAGGGTAACACAGTGGTGAAAGGGAATCTTAGTGCCAGGATGAAGTTCCCAGACAACATGTGGCCAGAGACTTGGGAGACAGCAAGGATTTTACCTGCATGCCGCCAGAGAAGGCTTTTTGATATCACTAAGGAAGCCGAGAATGTTCTGCATTATTTGGCTGTACAGAAACCTGCTGACCTAACACATCATCTCCTGCCCTGCATACTCCATGCTGCTATTCTGAagttgaaggaggaggagttagtagAAGACATTCCATCGGTCAAAAAAAGCATTCAGCAAGCTACATCTCAAGCCAGCATTCTACTGCAGCCCCACATCCATGACAACAAGAAGTTAGAGGATTTCATCAACCAGTTGATAACCATGGAAACAGTCATCACACAAGCTCGCTCACTCAAGGCCAAGTTTGTCGTCAATGAGGGTGAGAGTGAAGAAGACAAAGCTGAAGTAGAAAAGTTTGTGATCTCCCTCTTGGAAGAACCAGAGGTTGTAGTCAGTAGAGCTGGCCAGGGGCCAGCGGGCAGCATCATCCACAGACTCTTTGTCATCGCTCAGAGGGCTTCTCTCCTGACACCACTGGAAGAAGATTTGGGAAATGTCAGGAAGCCAAATGGAGTAAGCATCAAAGTGCCTGACTTCCCTTCTCCGGCAGGCAGGGAGATTCTGTTGCGTACATGTGTCCCTCGGCCGGCACCGTACTCCAAAGCTCTGCCTCAGCGGCTcttctgtgtgttgttgaggAAGGAGTTCAGATTGGCAGGGGCCTTCTCTTCAGACACTTCCTTCTTCTAA